A part of Desulfofundulus salinus genomic DNA contains:
- the nuoF gene encoding NADH-quinone oxidoreductase subunit NuoF, producing the protein MKSLMDKCCEKCFHSPASPCKDYIKCRRQGPLCHEDESCRAKYRAFLEDIHLPEDSPRRQILICAGTGCTSSGSRKLVDALVEELQKQGLRDKVSVKITGCHGFCEQGPLMIVEPQKVFYTRVQVEDIHEIVASHLVGGQVVDRLLYVDPATGEKSLTYETVPFYAKQKRLVLANCGHINPEEIADYVANDGYLALTRALFEMTPEQVIEEVKISGLRGRGGAGFPTGMKWSFVRAAEGDKKYVVCNADEGDPGAFMDRSVLEGDPHAVLEGMLICGYAVGADEGYIYVRAEYPLAIHRLKIAIAQAEECGLLGDNILNSGFNFRIKIKAGAGAFVCGEETALLTSIEGNRGMPRPRPPFPAQKGLWGKPTNINNVETFANVPLIIRNGGAWYAAMGTEKSKGTKIFALTGKVNNTGLVEVPMGITMREIIFGVGGGIRDGKKFKAVQIGGPSGGCLPEEQLDLPIDYESLTSAGAIMGSGGLVVMDETTCMVDVARFFLNFTQAESCGKCTPCREGTKRMLEILTRICEGQGKEEDIETLERLARVVKNTALCGLGQTCPNPILSTLRYFRDEYEAHIRGKRCPARVCQALLVYTINAEKCTGCGSCARACPAGAISGEKKQPHVIDISRCIKCGNCMQKCKFGAVEKA; encoded by the coding sequence ATGAAGTCATTAATGGATAAATGCTGTGAAAAGTGTTTCCATTCCCCGGCCAGCCCCTGCAAAGACTATATCAAATGCCGCCGGCAGGGGCCCCTGTGCCACGAGGATGAAAGCTGCCGGGCCAAATACAGGGCATTTCTGGAGGATATCCACCTGCCTGAAGACAGCCCCAGGCGGCAGATTCTCATTTGCGCCGGTACCGGCTGCACCTCCTCCGGTTCCCGCAAACTGGTGGATGCCCTGGTGGAAGAGCTGCAAAAGCAGGGTTTGCGGGATAAAGTATCGGTCAAGATCACCGGCTGCCACGGTTTTTGCGAACAGGGTCCCTTAATGATCGTGGAACCCCAGAAGGTTTTCTACACCCGGGTGCAGGTAGAGGATATTCATGAGATTGTGGCCAGCCATCTGGTGGGAGGCCAGGTGGTTGACCGCCTGCTCTACGTAGATCCCGCTACCGGTGAAAAATCCCTCACCTACGAGACCGTTCCCTTCTACGCCAAGCAAAAGCGTCTGGTGCTTGCCAACTGCGGGCACATCAATCCCGAAGAAATTGCCGACTATGTGGCCAATGACGGTTATCTGGCCCTGACCAGGGCACTGTTTGAAATGACCCCCGAGCAGGTAATTGAAGAAGTCAAGATCTCCGGCCTGCGGGGCAGGGGCGGCGCCGGTTTTCCCACCGGGATGAAGTGGAGCTTTGTCCGTGCCGCGGAAGGGGACAAGAAGTATGTAGTCTGCAACGCCGACGAAGGGGACCCGGGAGCCTTTATGGACCGCAGCGTCCTGGAGGGCGACCCCCACGCGGTGCTGGAAGGGATGCTGATCTGCGGCTATGCCGTTGGCGCCGATGAAGGCTACATTTACGTGCGGGCCGAATATCCCCTGGCCATTCACCGGCTCAAGATAGCCATTGCCCAGGCCGAGGAATGCGGCCTTTTAGGGGACAACATCCTCAATTCCGGGTTCAACTTCCGCATCAAGATCAAGGCCGGGGCAGGGGCCTTTGTTTGCGGCGAAGAGACCGCCCTTTTGACTTCCATTGAAGGCAACCGGGGCATGCCGCGGCCGAGACCGCCTTTCCCGGCGCAAAAAGGTTTATGGGGCAAGCCCACCAATATCAACAACGTAGAAACCTTTGCCAACGTGCCCCTGATCATCCGCAACGGCGGCGCCTGGTATGCCGCCATGGGCACGGAAAAGAGCAAGGGCACCAAGATTTTCGCCCTGACCGGCAAGGTGAATAACACCGGCCTGGTGGAAGTGCCCATGGGCATTACCATGCGGGAGATCATCTTTGGCGTGGGCGGCGGCATCCGGGACGGCAAGAAGTTCAAGGCCGTGCAGATCGGCGGACCCTCCGGCGGCTGCCTGCCCGAGGAACAGCTGGACCTGCCCATCGACTATGAATCCCTCACCTCTGCAGGGGCCATCATGGGTTCCGGCGGCCTGGTGGTCATGGATGAAACCACCTGCATGGTGGATGTGGCCCGGTTCTTCTTAAACTTCACCCAGGCCGAATCCTGCGGCAAATGCACCCCCTGCCGGGAAGGCACCAAGCGCATGCTGGAAATCCTCACCCGCATCTGCGAAGGCCAGGGTAAGGAGGAGGACATCGAGACCCTGGAGCGGCTGGCCCGGGTGGTTAAAAACACGGCCCTGTGCGGCCTGGGACAGACCTGCCCCAACCCGATCCTGTCCACATTGCGCTACTTCCGGGACGAATACGAAGCCCATATCAGGGGTAAACGCTGCCCGGCTCGCGTCTGCCAGGCGCTTTTGGTGTACACCATTAATGCCGAAAAGTGCACCGGCTGCGGCAGCTGTGCCCGCGCCTGTCCGGCCGGAGCCATCAGCGGCGAAAAGAAACAGCCCCACGTCATCGATATTTCCCGGTGCATCAAGTGCGGCAACTGCATGCAGAAGTGCAAGTTCGGCGCTGTGGAAAAGGCGTAA